A window of Bradyrhizobium sp. AZCC 1719 genomic DNA:
ATGCCTTCGCCGCGAAATTCCTGACCGGCGCCGAGCTTCAGGTCTTCCACCTCGCGCGCGAAAGAGCGTTCTGCCATGCTCGCCTCCTGAGGGCTCGCCCGGAACTCCGGATGACCGAATATAATTTTAGACATCAAACAAAAATGATGTCAATCGAACCCGCGAGTTCTGAGGCTGCAAAACGCTTCACGCGCATTTGAGCGCAGTTTCTAGCCTGTTTCATAGGCTTCATGCACACGCGCCGGGCTTCCGATCGGCGGGCCCGTTCGCTTGACAGGATATTTTAGCCATGAAACATTATTGAGGCCGCGCGTTGCACTTGGCGGCGTGCGCAAAACCGGCCTTTGCGGGAGACTGACATGACTCCGGTTTCGCCATTACGCGGGCCGTCGCGCGAACACCTCGCGTGGCCGTTCTTCGATTCCCGCCACAGCGAATACGCTGCCGCGCTCGACGCATTTGCAGCCGACCTTGGCGATACGCATGGCCATGACGTCGACGAAACCTGCCGTTCGCTGGTACGCCAGCTTGGCGCCGCCGGATTGCTGGAGGCATCGGTCGCAGGCGATCGGCCCGATGCGGTGATCGACTCTCGGCTGATCTGTCTCGCCCGCGAAACGCTTGCCTGGCATAGCGGGCTCGCCGATTTCGCATTTGCGATGCAGGGACTTGGAACTGGTGCGGTGGCGATTGCCGGTTCGCCCGAATTGCGCGCGCTGGTGCTGCCGAAGGCGCGGCGGGGCGAATGGATTGCCGCCTTTGCGTTGTCGGAGAAGGAGGCCGGTTCCGACGTCGCTGCCATGGGCTGCAGCGCCCGCCGCGAAGGCGACCACTACATCCTCGATGGCGAGAAGACCTGGATCTCCAACGGCGGCATTGCCGACGTTTATACGCTGTTTGCGCGAACCGGCGAGGCGCCGGGTGCGCGGGGCATTTCGGCCTTCGTGGTGCTGCCGGATGATCCCGGGTTTTCGATCGCCGACCGTATCGACGTGATGGCGCCGCATCCGCTGGCGACGCTGCGTTTTGATTCTTGCCGGATCCCGGCGGCGCGGCTGTTGGGTTCGCCGGGCGAAGGTTTCAAGATCGCCATGCGCACCCTCGATATCTTCCGCGCATCGGTGGCGGCCGCCGCGCTGGGCTTTGCCCGCCGCGCGCTCGATGAGGCGGTGGCGCATGCCCTGTCACGGCGGATGTTCGGTGGCGTGCTGGGCGACCAGCAATTGACGCAGGCAGCCCTCGGCGACATGGCCGCAGGCGTCGATGCCAGCGCGCTTCTCACCTACCGCGCGGCGTGGCGGCGCGACGTGCAGAAAGCTTCCACGACCCGTGAAGCAGCAATGGCCAAAATGGTCGCAACCGAAACCGCGCAGGCGGTGATCGACCGCGCCGTACAGATGTTCGGCGGCCGCGGCGTGCGCTCGGGCGAAGTCGTTGAGCAGCTCTATCGCGAGATACGCGCGTTGCGCATCTATGAAGGCGCGACCGAAGTCCAGAAACTCATCATCGGACGTGATGTCCTGAAGGCGGTCTAGCCGAACGGCCGTTCAGTCGCGTCCTGCTACGGGAGTATGAAATGTTCGAGGTCTTGCAACCACCCGGTTGGGCCAAGCCGAGGGGGTACGCGAACGGCATCGCCGCGCGCGGCAGGATGATCTTCGTCGCCGGCCAGATCGGCTGGAACGAGCAATGCAAGTTCGAGTCCGATGATCTGGTAGATCAGATCAGCCAGACCCTGAAGAACGTCGATGCGGTCTTGCGCACCGGCGGCGCTGCGCCCCAGCATGTGGTGTCGATGACCTGGTTCCTGCTCGATCGCAAGGAATACTCGGCGCGTCTGAAGGAAATCGGCGTCGTCTATCGCGACGTCATGGGTCGGCACTTTCCGGCCATGACGGCGCTGCAGGTATCTGGGCTGGTCGAGGATCGTGCCAAGGTCGAAATCCAGGCGATCGCAATGATACCTGACTAGATGAACTGACAACGCGACGCCGAAGGCGGCGCCAACCCCCACAGGAGGGCGACATGGCAACGAAAGCGCGTGAAAACCACCGGGAAGATGTGGCCGGCCGGGCCAATGTCGAGGATACTCCTGAACTGCTCGCCTACTATGACGAACTCGAACGGCTGGAGGCGGGCGCACTCTGGACGGTCGCGAACAAGATCGAGCCGTGGCAGCCCAAATCGTCCTCCGTCCCGGTGCTGTGGCGCTATGAGGACCTCCGCGCGCACGTGCTGCGTTCCGTCGAACTGGTGTCGCCCGAAAAGGCCGGGCGTCGCGTCATCTACCTGAGCAATCCCGGACGCCGCGAGCACGCCGCCGCGGTGGGCTGGCTCTATTCCGGCCTGCAGGTGATGCACCCGGGCGAGGTCGCATCTGCGCATGCCCATTCGGCCTCCGCGCTCCGCTTCATCATGGAAGGCGAGGGCGCCTATACGATCGTCGACGGTCACAAGATGACGCTCGGTGCCAACGACTTCGTGCTGACGCCGAATGGCACCTGGCACGAGCACGGCGTCTCCAGCGACGGCACGCCCTGCATCTGGCAGGACGGCCTCGACATTCCCCTCGTCAACACGCTCGAAGCCAACTTCTATGTGGTTCACCCCGACCTGCAGCAGAGCGTCGGTTATCCCGTCGACGACATGACGCACGCCTGGGGCAATGCCGGCCTGCGCCCGGCGGGCGCCGAATGGTCCAAGGGATATTCGCCGCTATTGAAGTATGAATGGGCCCCGACCTACGAGGCGCTGCAGCGTTACGCCAGGGCCACCGACGGCTCGCCCTATGACGGCGTCCTCATGAACTACGTCAACCCGGTGACCGGCGGCCCGGTAATGCAGACGATCGGCGCGTCGATGCAGATGCTGCGGCCGGGCGAGAGCACGCGCGCGCATCGTCACACCGGAAGCTTCATCTATCAGGTCGCCAAGGGGCGCGGTCACTCGATCATCGACGGCAAGCGCTTCGACTGGAAGGAGCGGGATATCTTCTGCGTTCCGTCCTGGGCCTGGCATGAACATGTGAACGCCTCTGGCAGCGAGGACGCCTGCCTCTTCACCTTCAACGACCTGCCGGTCATGCACGCGCTCGGGCTCTATCGCGAGGAAGCCTTCGGCGACAATGGCGGCCGCCAGCCACTCGTAGCCTAGGAGAGCAACAGTGCGTCTTGTTACCTATCGCAGCACCGTTGAAGCTGCCGCGCGTCTCGGCGCGGTTGTCGGCGATCTCATTGTGGACGTCGAGAAATTGGGCCAGCATACCGGGGTTCCCCTTCCCTCATCGATGCTCGACTTCATCGATCTCGGACCGCCGGCCTTGGCGGCGCTCAGGAACATACTGAACGAGGGCACGAATATGTGGCCAGTCGGCGCTGCGTTGCCGCTCGCAAACGTCAGGCTGCTGGCGCCGATACCGCGTCCGCGCAAGAACATTTTCGGCATCGGCCTCAACTATGTCGAGCATGTTGCGGAATCCTCGCGCGCCCTCGATACCGCAAAAGACCTACCCAAGCAGCCGATCATCTTTTCGAAGCCGCCGACCAGCGTCATCGGACCGGACGAAGCCATTCATCACAACAAGGCGATCACGCAGCAACTCGACTGGGAAGTCGAGCTTGCTGTTGTGATTGGACGAACCGCGCGGCGCGTGTCCGAAGCCGAAGCGCTCGGCTTCGTGTTCGGCTACAGCGTGATGATCGACATCAGTGCCCGCGACAACCGCCGTGCCGGACAGTGGATCTACTCCAAGGGGCAGGACACCTACGCGCCGTTCGGGCCGTGCATCGTCACGGCGGACGAAATCACCGACCCGCATGCGCTCGATCTCTGGCTCACGGTGAACGGCGTCGAGAAGCAGCGCTCCAACACGCGTCACATGCTGTTCAAGGTACCGCTCCTGATCGCCGACATTTCGGCCGCGATGACGCTGGAGCCGGGCGACATCATAGCGACCGGCACGCCCGAGGGCGTCGGCGCCGGCCGCTCTCCGCAGGAATGGCTGTGGCCGGGCGATGTGGTGGAAGCCGAAGTGACGGGCATCGGCCGTCTGCGTCATCCGGTGGTCGCGATCTGAGAGGCTGGCATGATCTTCGACATGGAGACGCTGGAGGCGCAGAACCGCTACAAGATATTGACGGCCACGGTGACGCCGCGGCCGATCGCCTGGATCACCACGCTCTCCGCGAGCGGCGTGATCAATGCCGCGCCGTTCAGCTTCTTCAACGTGATGGGGCATGAGCCGCCCACCGTCGCGATCGGACTTCTGGCGGGTTCGCAGCGATTCAAGGACACGGCGGCGAATATCCTCGATACCGGGGAATTCGTCGTCAATCTCGTCGCCGAGCGCAACGCCGAGGCCATGAACATTACCTGCATCGATGCGCCGCCCGAGATCGATGAATTGGCGCTGGCCGGACTGACCCCGGCGGCCTCGCAGGCGGTGCGCCCGCCGCGCATCGCGGAATCGCCGGTGTCATTCGAGTGCCGGGTGCTCACGTCGCTGGTGACAGGGCCGCGCCAAACCGCCGTTATCGGTCGAATCGTTCGCGCCCATGTCGACGATGCGGTAATTCTGGACAAGGAGCGCTGTCACATCGATACGCAGGCGCTGCGTCTGATCGCCCGCATGCACGGCAGCGGCTGGTATGCGCGCTCTACCGACCTGTTCCAGATCGATCGGCCGAGCTGGGCGACGTGGCAGCAACAGGACGTCAAGGCGGAACCTGCGTGACAGGATTGCCGATACGCGTGGCGACGAAGCGGAGGACACCTGTGAAGATGAAGATCGCAGTGTTGGGTGGAGGAAACGGTTCGTTTGCGGCCGCCGGGGACCTCGCGTTGACCGGTCACGAAATCCGGCTGTGGCGGCGAAATCCCGGAGATGTCGACGCACACCGTGCGCAGGGCGGCACGATCACGGTCATCGATCGATCGGGCCGCCGCGAGGCGAGGCTGGCTGTGATTACGTCTTCGATCGCGGAAGCGATCGACACTGCCGATCTCATCCTTTGTCCGGCGCCGGCTTTTGCGCAAGGCGCGATCGCCGATCTGGCCGCACCGCATTTGCGCGACGGCCAGGTCGTGTATTTGCCGCCGGGCACATTTGGCTCCTACATCTTCGCCCGTGCCGCCCGCGATGCGGGCAACCGTGCGGAGGTTGCAACGGCGGAGACCGGAACCTTGCCGTGGCTGGCGCGCAAGCAAGGTCCTTATGCGGTCCGTATCTCGGGCAGGGGCGCCCGATTACCAACCGGTGTGTTTCCGAAGCGCCTTGCCCCGCACGCGCTTGATGTGATCGAGCGCGTGTTTCCGAATGCCATCGAGCCATGCGGCGATGCGCTCTCGGCGGCGCTGATGAATGCCGGCCCGATCATTCATCCGCCGCTGATCACCATGAACGCTGGCCCGATCGAACATTTCGACAAATGGGATATTCACAAGGAAGGAACGCAGCCGGCGATACGCCGCGTCACGGACGCGCTCGATGCCGAGCGCATCGCCATTCGCGAGGCGCTTGGTTATGGAAAGCCGCATTTTCCCCTGGCCGATCACTATTCGCGGGATGGTGAGCCCTGGATGTATGCGCGCGACGCGCACGAGCAGCTCACGGATTCCGGCGATTGGTCCGAACGCCTCATTCTTGTCGAGCACCGCTACATGCTGGAGGATCTGCGTCTCGGCCTGTCGTTCCTCGCATCGGTCGCTGATCTTGCAGGCGTGCACACGCCGCTGGTCAAGGCGTTCCTCGCAATCGGCTCTGCCATCACCGGCGAGGATTTCTCGGTGACGGGCCGGAGCTTGTCCTCGCTCGGCCTCGGCAATCTCGACCGGACCGCGTTGCAAAATCATCTCGCCGAGGGTTTCCGATGAAGCCGGTGATCGGATGCCTCGGTGCCGGGCGAATGGGGCGTGGGATTGCGGTCGTGTTCGCTTTCGCCGGTCACCAGGTCATCGTCATCGATTTCAAGGAACGGGAAGCCTCGGCATTCGAGGTGTTGGCAACCGAAGCCAGGGCGGAAATCCGCTCAACGCTTGAGATCCTCTCGCGCATCGATCTGCTCCCGTCAGAGCTTGTATCCACGATTGCCGAACGGATCACGGTCGTGTCCCGGGAGGAGGCGGCCACGGCGTTGCCGCGCTGTGATGTCATCTTCGAGGGAGTGCCGGAGATCCTTGAGTTGAAGCAGGCGGCGCTGGCCGAAGCCTCGCGGCTGGCGGGCGAGGGTCCGATCATCGCCTCGACCACCTCGACGATCCTGGTCGACGATCTCGCCGGATCGATCGAACATCCCGGTCGCTTCCTCAACGCGCACTGGCTCAATCCCGCATACCTCGTGCCGCTGATCGAATTGTCTCCGGGGCAGCTCACCTCGCCGGAGACAACGGCGCGGATGAAGACGCTGCTCGAAGGCATCGGCAAGGTGCCGGTGGTCTGCGCAGCGCGTCCGGGCTTCATCGTTCCGCGAATCCAGGCGCTGGCAATGAATGAAGCTGCCCGGATGGTGGAGGAGGGTGTCGCCTCGGCGGAAGATATCGACAGGGCCGTGATTTATGGTTTTGGATTCCGCTTCGCGG
This region includes:
- a CDS encoding 3-hydroxybutyryl-CoA dehydrogenase, which gives rise to MKPVIGCLGAGRMGRGIAVVFAFAGHQVIVIDFKEREASAFEVLATEARAEIRSTLEILSRIDLLPSELVSTIAERITVVSREEAATALPRCDVIFEGVPEILELKQAALAEASRLAGEGPIIASTTSTILVDDLAGSIEHPGRFLNAHWLNPAYLVPLIELSPGQLTSPETTARMKTLLEGIGKVPVVCAARPGFIVPRIQALAMNEAARMVEEGVASAEDIDRAVIYGFGFRFAVLGLLEFIDWGGGDILHHASRYLVEALGDSRYAAPPIIAANMREGRIGMKTGQGFMNYEGVDQAAYREQRLAAFASALRALGLAREPVA
- a CDS encoding NAD/NADP-dependent octopine/nopaline dehydrogenase family protein, which translates into the protein MKIAVLGGGNGSFAAAGDLALTGHEIRLWRRNPGDVDAHRAQGGTITVIDRSGRREARLAVITSSIAEAIDTADLILCPAPAFAQGAIADLAAPHLRDGQVVYLPPGTFGSYIFARAARDAGNRAEVATAETGTLPWLARKQGPYAVRISGRGARLPTGVFPKRLAPHALDVIERVFPNAIEPCGDALSAALMNAGPIIHPPLITMNAGPIEHFDKWDIHKEGTQPAIRRVTDALDAERIAIREALGYGKPHFPLADHYSRDGEPWMYARDAHEQLTDSGDWSERLILVEHRYMLEDLRLGLSFLASVADLAGVHTPLVKAFLAIGSAITGEDFSVTGRSLSSLGLGNLDRTALQNHLAEGFR
- a CDS encoding RidA family protein; translated protein: MFEVLQPPGWAKPRGYANGIAARGRMIFVAGQIGWNEQCKFESDDLVDQISQTLKNVDAVLRTGGAAPQHVVSMTWFLLDRKEYSARLKEIGVVYRDVMGRHFPAMTALQVSGLVEDRAKVEIQAIAMIPD
- a CDS encoding fumarylacetoacetate hydrolase family protein yields the protein MRLVTYRSTVEAAARLGAVVGDLIVDVEKLGQHTGVPLPSSMLDFIDLGPPALAALRNILNEGTNMWPVGAALPLANVRLLAPIPRPRKNIFGIGLNYVEHVAESSRALDTAKDLPKQPIIFSKPPTSVIGPDEAIHHNKAITQQLDWEVELAVVIGRTARRVSEAEALGFVFGYSVMIDISARDNRRAGQWIYSKGQDTYAPFGPCIVTADEITDPHALDLWLTVNGVEKQRSNTRHMLFKVPLLIADISAAMTLEPGDIIATGTPEGVGAGRSPQEWLWPGDVVEAEVTGIGRLRHPVVAI
- a CDS encoding flavin reductase family protein; this translates as MIFDMETLEAQNRYKILTATVTPRPIAWITTLSASGVINAAPFSFFNVMGHEPPTVAIGLLAGSQRFKDTAANILDTGEFVVNLVAERNAEAMNITCIDAPPEIDELALAGLTPAASQAVRPPRIAESPVSFECRVLTSLVTGPRQTAVIGRIVRAHVDDAVILDKERCHIDTQALRLIARMHGSGWYARSTDLFQIDRPSWATWQQQDVKAEPA
- a CDS encoding acyl-CoA dehydrogenase family protein translates to MTPVSPLRGPSREHLAWPFFDSRHSEYAAALDAFAADLGDTHGHDVDETCRSLVRQLGAAGLLEASVAGDRPDAVIDSRLICLARETLAWHSGLADFAFAMQGLGTGAVAIAGSPELRALVLPKARRGEWIAAFALSEKEAGSDVAAMGCSARREGDHYILDGEKTWISNGGIADVYTLFARTGEAPGARGISAFVVLPDDPGFSIADRIDVMAPHPLATLRFDSCRIPAARLLGSPGEGFKIAMRTLDIFRASVAAAALGFARRALDEAVAHALSRRMFGGVLGDQQLTQAALGDMAAGVDASALLTYRAAWRRDVQKASTTREAAMAKMVATETAQAVIDRAVQMFGGRGVRSGEVVEQLYREIRALRIYEGATEVQKLIIGRDVLKAV
- a CDS encoding cupin domain-containing protein; its protein translation is MATKARENHREDVAGRANVEDTPELLAYYDELERLEAGALWTVANKIEPWQPKSSSVPVLWRYEDLRAHVLRSVELVSPEKAGRRVIYLSNPGRREHAAAVGWLYSGLQVMHPGEVASAHAHSASALRFIMEGEGAYTIVDGHKMTLGANDFVLTPNGTWHEHGVSSDGTPCIWQDGLDIPLVNTLEANFYVVHPDLQQSVGYPVDDMTHAWGNAGLRPAGAEWSKGYSPLLKYEWAPTYEALQRYARATDGSPYDGVLMNYVNPVTGGPVMQTIGASMQMLRPGESTRAHRHTGSFIYQVAKGRGHSIIDGKRFDWKERDIFCVPSWAWHEHVNASGSEDACLFTFNDLPVMHALGLYREEAFGDNGGRQPLVA